In the genome of Actinomadura graeca, one region contains:
- a CDS encoding DUF523 domain-containing protein, which produces MERILVSSCLMGRPVRYDGRAKPVVGDLFERWRAEGRLVPFCPEVAGGLPVPRPPAEIVGSRVLTEDGRDVTDAFQRGARLALEIARRAGARIALLKEGSPSCGGTRVHDGTFTGRSTAGEGLTAALLRSSGIRVFPETDLAAVASLLAEWETH; this is translated from the coding sequence GTGGAACGTATACTGGTCAGCTCTTGCCTGATGGGAAGGCCCGTCCGATACGACGGCCGCGCCAAGCCCGTGGTCGGCGACCTGTTCGAGCGCTGGCGTGCCGAGGGCCGCCTCGTCCCGTTCTGCCCGGAGGTCGCGGGCGGCCTGCCCGTCCCACGCCCGCCCGCCGAGATCGTCGGGTCCCGTGTCCTCACCGAGGACGGCCGGGACGTCACCGACGCCTTCCAGCGGGGCGCCCGCCTCGCGCTGGAGATCGCCCGCCGCGCCGGTGCCCGCATCGCCCTCCTCAAGGAGGGCAGCCCGTCCTGTGGCGGCACCCGCGTCCACGACGGAACATTCACCGGCCGCAGCACGGCGGGTGAAGGGCTCACCGCGGCCCTCCTGAGAAGCTCAGGAATCCGCGTCTTCCCCGAGACCGACCTTGCCGCCGTCGCGTCCCTGCTGGCCGAGTGGGAGACCCACTGA
- a CDS encoding TetR/AcrR family transcriptional regulator, which translates to MPGRSRPRADAARNRDKLVAAGAAVFGRRGLDAPLDEVARRAGVSIGTLYNHFPTRQDLFDAIFPERLAALERVAESAKAAADPWDGFVLFIEGLFAMQAEDRGLNDVLVRRFPTASGVGEACHRGAGYAAEVIDRAKRSGRLRGDFELQDLVTLMWAMSQVIRESVDAAPDAWRRCLAFYLDGLRAEAAHPLPVQALTREQVASVGLPLGQQGRDGGKVGLGEDADS; encoded by the coding sequence ATGCCAGGGAGGAGCAGGCCGAGGGCCGACGCGGCGCGCAATCGGGACAAGCTGGTCGCCGCGGGAGCCGCCGTCTTCGGCCGGCGCGGGCTGGACGCGCCTCTGGACGAGGTGGCGCGCCGGGCGGGCGTCAGCATCGGGACGCTCTACAACCATTTTCCGACGCGCCAGGATCTCTTCGACGCGATCTTCCCGGAGCGGCTGGCCGCACTGGAGCGTGTCGCGGAGTCCGCGAAGGCGGCCGCCGATCCGTGGGACGGGTTCGTCCTGTTCATCGAGGGTCTGTTCGCCATGCAAGCCGAGGACCGTGGACTCAATGACGTCCTGGTCCGGCGGTTTCCGACCGCGTCAGGGGTCGGTGAGGCGTGCCATCGCGGGGCCGGTTACGCGGCGGAGGTCATCGACCGGGCCAAGCGCTCCGGGCGGCTGCGCGGCGACTTCGAGCTCCAGGACCTCGTGACGTTGATGTGGGCGATGTCCCAGGTCATCCGGGAGTCGGTGGACGCCGCTCCCGACGCCTGGCGCCGCTGCCTCGCCTTCTACCTTGATGGCCTGCGCGCCGAGGCGGCACACCCGCTGCCCGTCCAGGCCCTCACCCGGGAGCAAGTCGCGTCAGTGGGTCTCCCACTCGGCCAGCAGGGACGCGACGGCGGCAAGGTCGGTCTCGGGGAAGACGCGGATTCCTGA
- a CDS encoding SDR family NAD(P)-dependent oxidoreductase: MTATTVVIGAGPGLGMSIAHRFGREGHRIALVSRSGARHPGYIASLADAGIEATSHPADVRDRGALLSALDEIAARHTIDVVYYGPGAADLDSVPGPITSTDVPAAKEAMSWVYPALDTVGAVLPGMLERGRGGLLFAGGLSSVVPIPAIGSYAISAAALRNYAVTLHAALADQNIYAGTLTIGGLVERGDIHRMVMSQQERLADLSVGTLDPDKIADAAWELYQNRTDPEATFNAFS; this comes from the coding sequence ATGACCGCGACGACCGTCGTCATAGGTGCGGGCCCCGGGCTCGGCATGTCCATCGCGCATCGCTTCGGCCGGGAGGGGCACCGGATCGCCCTGGTCTCCCGCAGCGGGGCCCGGCATCCCGGGTACATCGCGTCCCTCGCCGACGCGGGCATCGAGGCGACGTCCCACCCCGCCGACGTCCGCGATCGCGGTGCACTGTTGTCCGCTCTGGACGAGATCGCCGCCCGGCACACCATCGACGTCGTCTACTACGGACCCGGCGCCGCCGATCTGGACTCCGTGCCCGGTCCCATCACCTCGACGGACGTCCCAGCGGCGAAGGAGGCGATGAGCTGGGTGTATCCCGCGCTCGACACGGTCGGGGCCGTTCTGCCGGGAATGCTGGAGCGGGGCCGCGGCGGCCTCCTCTTCGCCGGCGGCCTCAGCTCCGTCGTGCCGATTCCCGCCATCGGCAGCTACGCGATCTCCGCCGCCGCACTGCGCAACTATGCCGTGACGCTCCACGCCGCCCTGGCAGACCAGAACATCTATGCCGGGACGTTGACCATCGGCGGCCTCGTCGAACGCGGCGACATCCATCGCATGGTCATGTCCCAGCAGGAGCGCCTGGCGGACCTGAGCGTCGGCACGCTCGATCCAGACAAGATCGCCGATGCGGCCTGGGAGCTCTACCAGAACAGGACCGACCCAGAGGCGACCTTCAACGCCTTCTCCTAA